The genomic stretch tgtgatgtgtttgtgcattcgaatgcttaggaggatgagttctgtgtattttgtgtcaatattctatgtattcatgttattaacacatgttgtgatgtgtttgtgcattcgaatgttagaaggatgagttctgtgtattttgtgtcaatattctgtgtattttgggcaaacattctgtgtattctaggcaaacgttctgtgtattctaaataatgattatgtgtattatagataatgaattccctggagtcattcgggTCTGCGTCCACtgacaccgaaacgacgtcattttacgtacgtggtgcacattaatgtgcaccgtggtgcagggtataacgattgaccACTAACACATACTACTATGTCCAACCACAAAGACATACAATTCCACATTGTTGTGtatcttttaaaaaagaaatcaaCACAAAAGTTATAACATAGTTGAgggattattttatatattatctctaCAATAAATCAACTTTTAAGGAAAAGATGTTTGCGActgaagattaaaaaaaaaaaatcagatgtAGAAAGAAATTAACTGGGTTCATACACAGCAAAACAGTCGATCAAAGCACCCATCTTGCTAAAGGACTTCATCCAATTAcatgtattgatttttttagcAGCATTACCCTGTAGTAATGGAATGTAATACAGACATCACTGGGCTATGAGGACGCAATCCTTTTTTGGTTTCCTAATCACAATCCCAAGCTATATAAAATCGTAAATCAGATTAGATGTAATCATCTAAATCCCCTTCTTCATCAGGCCTGCACTAATCTTCAATCTTCCAAAAGAGGCCTGTTCCGTACAAAAAGACCGGAATCCAGCTCTACACTACTACCCTATGAGTTAAACAAGGCAACCAATCTGCTGCAGAATATCTCTCACTCTACCATAACTATACATACAAATTCAATACCAAAATCCATACAAAACAGCCTATAGAAAATGGTAGCGCTGCTGCAGAATATCTATATCTCACTCTTTAGACGTGGATCCCATTCCCGTTGCAGTATACTTCAAAAGATGCATTGGCAAGGATGGGTCCATTTGTGAATTTGTGCTTTATTAAGGTCTTACCATTGCTGCTGTTTATGCTATGCACCTTTGGCACTTCCTTCTTTAGGAGAACATCCAGTTGCCCACATGCTGCTGCTATAAGCCCTGCATCCCATAACAACACAAATAGTTCAGAATCCTGGGGAACGAGAATCCAGAATATAGAGATTCAAGCTGTTTGGAGGTCGTAATAAAGGCGGGATCAAGTTTAGATGATTGCCTACCTAAGAAGAGTGCAGAAGGTTTTCCGGGTCTTGATTTGAACTCGGGATGAAATTGAGCACCGACGAAGTAAGGATGAGTAGGAAGTTCAATAATCTGCAAACCAAGATCAGGGTATTGAATAAAAACCAGAACTAGGTAGTATCGTAGTAGAGTGGCATGGCAAAGAGATAAGTTTTCGTGATTGTATATGAAAGAAATATACCTCCATGCGACTACCGCTTTCATCTTTGCCTGTAAAACGGAGACCAGCATCTTCAAGCTGCTCTACCATCTCAGGGTTCACCTAGGTAACACGAGAATTATTTATTTAGCCAATAAACACAAACTCAGACCGAAAGCATTAGATGAGTTGCCAGCCCTATAATTAGCAATGATTGTGCATTACTAAACTGAATGATGGCACACCTCATATCTATGGCGATGTCTTTCATCAATGGATTTCTTATTGCCATATctgtaaaaaacaaaaaataaaaaataaaaaacatagtTTTATCATTGAGGTCAACATGCAAACTGCCTACCTATGCTTAAGCTGTTAAGAATATAAAAATTCTAGACTTACAATTTTGCAGATATGCAGTCCAAATCCTGAAAATATGTCCTCCTTGATCCAAGCCGCATAGTCCCCCCCATATGGGTTTTTGAACCCTGCAAATATGGTATGCAGGTGAGAATGTTGATCACTAGACCACCAAATCATATCATCAGTTACAATCTATAACAGAATTAAAAGAAACCCTAACCTCTGGCATAAAAATAACACATGGGTTAGGGGTATTAGGATCGAATTCTGTGCTGTTTGCATCTTTCAAACCAAGAACCGATCGAGCAAACTCAATTACAGCAATTTGCATTCCCAGACATATTCCGAGGTAAGGAATCCGGTTTCGACGAGCATACTTAGCTGCAAGTATTTTTCCCTCCACTCCCCTGTCGCCAAATCCTCCAGGAACAAGTACAGCATCTGCACCCTGTATGACAAGGTACTTGTTAAGTTATTGTAAGTCAAACACGCTActacagagttctttggctatctgttGTCAGATCCTTTTTAACAGATCCtttttaaaaccaattggtgataagtaggtgaacattaactatttaaccacatccctacATGGTAAGCCACAATGTCACATCTTGAATTGAGCAAAGGCTGAACTCAGCCAACGCCCAACAGTGGGGAACATAAGCCATTTAGATAGTGGAAGATGTAGGCAACATCTTTCAGACAAACCTTTAATAGTTTCCAAGCTCTCTCATAATTGTCAGGATTCTGCAAACAATAACTGGTGGTAAATTATTctgtaatttgaaaaaaaaaaaaaaaattgaacacaaaaaaGAAGTGATCTGAAAATACCTCTTCTGCAGTAATGTCTTCAAGGTCTCCAGCTGGAACCCAATCTACACAAAGTTTCCTGTGACAAGCAACAGAAGCATGCAAAAGAGCCTGCAAAACATTTGTGAATTTTAAACTTGTAAGATAGCTAATAAAAGAGGAAAGTTAAAGAAACAGTGatcatcaaattattaaaaaaaaaaaaaaaaaactaatttgaaAAGTGGAAACCagtatttttatattcataGAATTGCATATATATGAAGGGTGACAGATGAGAAAAGAGAACAAAGGACAATCAAGCAAGTTCACCTTCAGAACAGAAAGGTAAGAATCTGAAAGTCCCGTGTATTTTCCAACCATGGCAACTCTAACCTGGTATTCAAATGACAGAGTTCAGAAAATCTAAAGCCAAAAAAAGGTGGATTTTTTCCAAGAATTAAGGTGAAGGAACCTACTGGGTCATGTAACTTGTCACAAAGCTCAGCCCTCCGTATCCATTCTCCAAAGACAGGTTCCTTAACAACTCTGCAGATcgtaaataacaaaattaagtgtAAAGATACATAACAAATGATTATGAAAGTTTTAATTTCATTGAGTCTTGGAAGATGACAAACCataaaagaaaagggaaaaatcaAGATAAAAAGAACTGAGATATTAGACAGACCCTTTAAGATTCAGCACTCTCAAAATTGCTTCATGTGCCTTCTGGTCCTAAACAATGAAAAACAGCTACCCTTGTAATTGTTGCAACAAAAAGCAAATATAAATCACAAAAGAATGAAATTGACCAGAACTACTTACTCTCAAAAGCAAAGGAACATGCCAGATGTTTGAAACATCATAAAGAGTAATGACATTTTCTACCTGTGATTGAAATGAATTGAAACCTTAGAAAATAATGTCCCATAAAGTTAACTGTGCATAAAACAAAATTCCAAGATATCACATTTCACAAACATCATACCGGAACATGGCAAAACCTGGAAATTTTATCCTTGACATCCTCAGCAAGTTTCTGAAAGTAGGAAATCAATTTCAGTAGGCGGTCCTAAATATCAGTGAAATATATGCACAAATATATCACTTGCATTTGGGGTGGGTGGGGGAAGGAGAGAGAGACCTTTGTGCTCCGGCATGCTAAAATATTTGGTGTTAATCCCAGGCTTCTCAACCCCCTGACACTGTGCTGGGTTGGCTTTGTTTTCTGAAATTTTGAATGTAATATAATGCTCACCACCCATTTTActtgatataaataaaattaagtttGATAAATTTACCTGCTCACCAACCACATTCAAAACTGGCACAAGACTGACATGTACCAAACAAAAGTTCCCAGCACCTAAGACAGCAAGAAGCGAAATATTTTCAGTACTGATGCAAGTTACAATTCAAATCAAATCTAGAAACCTTATTCACTGAGTTCCAATTTGGACACATTATCTTACCAACGCGATATGAGAATTGTCCTAAGGCTTCAATAAATGGCATTGATTCAATATCCCCTGCACAAAGGCAAACAAAAGTTTAGACCAATCAATAAAGAGATATAACTATGATATCCCATGTGAAGAATAAGTCTAAGCATACCTATAGTGCCACCCAATTCTATGACACAAACATCAGCTGGACCGTCTTTTCCATCTACTGGGATGGCTGCAACACGTTCAATCCATTCTTGAATGGCATCTGTAATGTGAGGCACAACCTGAGCAAGGGGCAAAGAACACAAAGATAAGGAATACTAAAGATGGCTATGGCACAAAAGCATATGCtccaaaaattaaagacaaaccTGAACAGTTTTTCCCAAATAatctcctcttctctccttatcAATCACAGACTGCAAAACAGACAGTTTCTAATAATTTATCTGGCGAGACATATATAGGAAATTAAAGAAGCATTGATAGAACATTAATAGATAAACTAAACATCAAGTATACATGCCTGGTAAATTTTCCCAGTGGTAATATTGTTGTCCCGTGTCAACTTAATATCAAGGAACCGCTCATAGTTTCCAAGATCAAGGTCAACCTTCAAAACAAACACCAAtgttaatacaggtcactaGATACCAAAACACATCTAGCAAGCATAGGTTTTTAGTCAATCCGCGAGCTCTTTCAGTTTTAATCCGTGACATAATTAAGAAGATAAACGAATGCAAAATGTTGTATGATcttgaaagtgtaattaaatatcatgaTTTTTTTAAGACTGCTGTGTCAATAACCAATTTGGATGTGGATATTAATTTTCTTTGCACCATCCATACTAACATCTTAAGATTACATAAATAATACTATGTGCAAAAGATGCTCTTCTGACCTCTCCACCATCATCCAAGACAAATACTTCACCATGCTCAAAGGGAGACATTGTTCCCGCATCGGTATTCAAATATGGATCTGTAAAAAGGGGAATGCCAAGATATTAAAGTTTGTAAAGCAATGCAAATCATTGTATTATGATTAAGCAATAGCTTTAAGTTTGAGCAAGTAGAAATGAAACCCCTTTTAGAGGAAAAGAGAATAACAGGCAAGtatatgcatatttttttttttataaaataaattcatagaATAGTTTGTAGTCCAGCATATAAAGATGTGAGCGAGTATAAATAAGAGGTTATAGATTCATTCCATATTTTGCATAACATCTGGTATCCCACTACTCCAAGTTTAACTGGCACATGTATAATTACTGTGTAGGAACgatttgtaaaataataaaaggagGAATGGACCCAATTACAACTTTACTATTATTTAGAATAACTTtgtttaataaaacaaaaatcatcAGGATTTTTGTTGAAGAGAAAAAGCAACAACAGGGaaaagaattaatttaaaacaaaaggaaaaagtaatttaaagtttggaaaattCATAAATCTTAACAAGTTGCTTGAAGTCAAAAAAGAGATTTTAGAAAGATGACAAACAAAAGAGAGCAGAGACCTTAAAGATATGAATGGAGGTTGTGAACAGaggagaggaagaagaaaaagatacTCCGTAAAATCTTTTcccccttattttattttttgaaggcTAAATCCATTTTAATCTAGTAAatgacaatttaaaaaaacaaaaaaatccgTATATAATACCGACAAATAAAACATTAAAGTTAGCTCCTTTCCTTGTATGAAACACAGTGAGCTGAAATTTACAAAGATAAAGAAACAGATAAAGGAGGCGGCAAGTAATAATAGGATGAAACATTGTTTCTTTGTTGTAGAGTCATTTTTAGGTAGTAGTGGTGTCCGGCGAAGGAAAGAAACACGAGAAAgggcgagagagagagagagagagaccaaTCTTGATGGAAGTGACGCGGAGTCCACAGGCCTGAAGGATGAGGCCGATACTGCTAGCTGTGACTCCTTTTCCCAGCCCGCTCACCACTCCCCCGGTTACCAACACGTATTTCATCTCTACTTATTCCCCTGAACCCTAAACAGACAAACAGTAATGTCGATGAAATCCATTCCTCCATAGCACGACCAGGAATACGACAAATAGTAATATGCAAACAGTAGTAACAAACAAACCAACAAACATAGCTTTTGATGCATTTTACCTCCTCCTTCTCTTCCTCCCGACCCGATAAAAGTGGCGGCTGCGCACAACTACTTACAACTCCGGTGACTGGACTACAACCTTATCCGCTAAACTCAGCAGGAGTAGCGCACAGAGCATATACAACAAGTATAGAAACGGATTACCTTTTGTATATATactgagaaagagagagagagagagagagagagagagagagagagagagagagagaagaagaagaagaagaagaagaagaagaagaagagaaaagaggaCGGAAATGTAAGTTGAAGAAGGGAAATTGGAGAAGTTGAGGCTTGAGATGAAGAGATGGCGgcttttatacaaaaaaataactGCATATTGGTGGTTACAAACTTACAACTTACAAGCAAGGGGAGGGCGaaattgagatttgagaattgAGAATAGCCAACTAGTCAACGACAAACacagggtgtgtttggttgggggtttaggcataaggtatgggtatcaaagtgattgttagtgtttggttgataggttttgtgaatgttactatgggtttggaataccccattaatggcaaaactcatacccttattaaataagggtttcatcttccttcatcatttcttccccaactattaataatcattcccattccacccaactaccaaacatgctaaatactttcaccaaaacccattacccttaccaagtatttgatacccattccgattccgattcccatgtgcgaaccaaacgcacccacAATTTCCCCACCTGACCCCACACCCTCTACTCTACTCGCGCTCCTTTCAAAATACCCCCAACGCCCTAACCGGCTCAAATTATAGGGTTAAAAGACAGAAATGGGAAGGAAAAATAAAGGAGTGGACAACAGAGTGAAGATTTTAAAATaggacaaaaatagaaaaatggcATTTGAGAAATACGTTTGAGTGTCAGAAATGTATCTTTTaaatgcgttttttttttttggagattgACCACAGACACAAGTGGAACTTGCAGTACAATTGGGTCGTATTCTCCTTCGTAGGAGAAGGCAACCCAATGGTCGCCgcctgtctttttttttttttttttttacatgagaCACAAACAAACGCATCTCCCAAATGCtctctttttctatttttgtctcAATTTTAAAATCTTCATATTTTTGTCCActcctttattttccttcccaTTTCTGTCTTTAACCCCAAATTATATCCTTACAGGGCGTATGGTTGGGAAGAGGGAATTAGGgagaataaaattgtaattcggtggaattgcaattcaagaaataatgtaggaattgaaattacagtgtttggtatgcaggaataggagtacagggaattgaaagatAAGAAGCGACAGAacgactaaaatgcccttatgtagtgtagtagtagtagtagtgataataataataataataataataataataataataataataataataataattctttcaaaaataataataagtactccttataataataataataataataatctttcaAACGGTGTA from Ipomoea triloba cultivar NCNSP0323 chromosome 12, ASM357664v1 encodes the following:
- the LOC115999227 gene encoding CTP synthase-like isoform X1, which gives rise to MKYVLVTGGVVSGLGKGVTASSIGLILQACGLRVTSIKIDPYLNTDAGTMSPFEHGEVFVLDDGGEVDLDLGNYERFLDIKLTRDNNITTGKIYQSVIDKERRGDYLGKTVQVVPHITDAIQEWIERVAAIPVDGKDGPADVCVIELGGTIGDIESMPFIEALGQFSYRVGAGNFCLVHVSLVPVLNVVGEQKTKPTQHSVRGLRSLGLTPNILACRSTKKLAEDVKDKISRFCHVPVENVITLYDVSNIWHVPLLLRDQKAHEAILRVLNLKGVVKEPVFGEWIRRAELCDKLHDPVRVAMVGKYTGLSDSYLSVLKALLHASVACHRKLCVDWVPAGDLEDITAEENPDNYERAWKLLKGADAVLVPGGFGDRGVEGKILAAKYARRNRIPYLGICLGMQIAVIEFARSVLGLKDANSTEFDPNTPNPCVIFMPEGSKTHMGGTMRLGSRRTYFQDLDCISAKLYGNKKSIDERHRHRYEVNPEMVEQLEDAGLRFTGKDESGSRMEIIELPTHPYFVGAQFHPEFKSRPGKPSALFLGLIAAACGQLDVLLKKEVPKVHSINSSNGKTLIKHKFTNGPILANASFEVYCNGNGIHV
- the LOC115999227 gene encoding CTP synthase 1-like isoform X2, with protein sequence MSPFEHGEVFVLDDGGEVDLDLGNYERFLDIKLTRDNNITTGKIYQSVIDKERRGDYLGKTVQVVPHITDAIQEWIERVAAIPVDGKDGPADVCVIELGGTIGDIESMPFIEALGQFSYRVGAGNFCLVHVSLVPVLNVVGEQKTKPTQHSVRGLRSLGLTPNILACRSTKKLAEDVKDKISRFCHVPVENVITLYDVSNIWHVPLLLRDQKAHEAILRVLNLKGVVKEPVFGEWIRRAELCDKLHDPVRVAMVGKYTGLSDSYLSVLKALLHASVACHRKLCVDWVPAGDLEDITAEENPDNYERAWKLLKGADAVLVPGGFGDRGVEGKILAAKYARRNRIPYLGICLGMQIAVIEFARSVLGLKDANSTEFDPNTPNPCVIFMPEGSKTHMGGTMRLGSRRTYFQDLDCISAKLYGNKKSIDERHRHRYEVNPEMVEQLEDAGLRFTGKDESGSRMEIIELPTHPYFVGAQFHPEFKSRPGKPSALFLGLIAAACGQLDVLLKKEVPKVHSINSSNGKTLIKHKFTNGPILANASFEVYCNGNGIHV